The nucleotide sequence TCTTGCCGTCGGCCTTTTCCACAATCGTGATGTGCGTCATCGCCGTCGTCGGGGTTGCGCCGTGCCAATGCTTTTCACCCGGAGGAAACCAGATCACGTCGCCGGGCCGGATTTCCTCGACCGGCCCGCCCCAGCGCCGCGCCCAGCCACAGCCTGCGGTCACGATCAAGGTCTGACCGAGAGGATGCGTGTGCCACGCGGTGCGGGCGCCCGGCTCGAACGTGACGCTGGCTCCGCCCACCCGGCCAGGCGCCGGCGCATCGAACAGCGGATCAATCCGAACCGTGCCAGTGAAGTAATCCGCCGGTCCCTTGCCGGAAGGCTGCGATCCATTTCGCTTAATCTCCAAATGGTCACTCCGTTTATGGTTGGCAGGAGTATTTGCGTGAGCCGGGCGCGCCGTTTGCTTACGTCCCTCGATTTCACTTTCGACGTTTCAACCGGCGGTTCAATGCTCGGTTCACGAATCTCCAACGATCATGTTGGCCGCCCAATGACCGTATCATAAACTTACCAATTGCGTCAGCGATGGCAACATCGGGGTGTTTGTGCCGATCGTGATTGACGCAGATCATCTCGTCACCAAGTCGGCGCTGCGCGAGCGTAATCGCGCTCAACGGAGGTGTTTCATGCGAGTCGGCTCATGGATGCTCTCGATCTTTTTTGCGATACTTTGCCAGACGGCCGCCCAGGCTCAACAGAACTTACTTCCGAACGCGATTCAACCCGGATCAGTCCGCATCGGACTTCAGTCAATCGAGAGCGGTTTGACGTCGCCGGTCTACGCGACTTTCGCGCCGGGCGATCCGAATGATCTATTCGTTGTGGATCAGACGGGCAAAATCAACGTCATCCATAACGGCGTCGTTCAGCCCACTCCGCTGTTAGATATCAGGAGTATTGAGAATGCCCTGCCGCTTCAATCTGGTTACGACGAGCGAGGATTGCTCGGACTCGCATTCAGCCCCGGTTTCAACGACCCAGCCAGCAGCGGATTCCACACACTCTATACATATCAGAGCGAGGCGGCCGGAACTGCGACAGCGGATTTTGGGCCGGCGGCCGGCACTCTGACAGGGGGTATCGACCATCAAAACGTGCTCGTCCAATGGAAGGTGAGCGCCTCCAATCCGCTTGTGGTCGATACCAGCACTCGGCGCGACCTGCTTCGCGAGGACCATCCCGAATCGAACCATAATGGCGGCACGATCGCATTTGGGCCGGACGGCGATCTCTATCTCGCCATCGGCGATGGTGGCGCAGCGAACGACATCGGCAGCGGGCACATCGCGTCGACCGGCAATGCTCAAT is from Pirellulales bacterium and encodes:
- a CDS encoding cupin domain-containing protein; translation: MEIKRNGSQPSGKGPADYFTGTVRIDPLFDAPAPGRVGGASVTFEPGARTAWHTHPLGQTLIVTAGCGWARRWGGPVEEIRPGDVIWFPPGEKHWHGATPTTAMTHITIVEKADGKTADWMELVTDEQYLG